The window gaggtgtcttatgtcaatgatatgcagaaaaatgatctttggactgagctgaagtcaaatttcaccctaccgcctgaggataatgcAGAAACCCAGTTAaaaagaaattaatcaagtcttttgctctgaagaggatggcagaactattcaggaggtggaagaaagagctaaataagtttgtcgaaaataatgagacaccagaattcaagggcagatatgagaagatcagagatcactggcccgcatttgtggcccacaagacatcagataagagtaagaagatgtcggcgacaaacaagcaaaatgctgcgaagaagaagcttcaccatcgcacggggtcaggtggctacctcgtagcctggcctaagtggtccaagactgagaatgatctggttcataaagggatcgaaccagagacaattaactggccagaccgttgccggacttggttcttcggggctggcggaaccctggaccctgtaacagggaagtgcatttggacgaacgatcaaatggacataccagtcagtaagcttaagcagtatatcaaagcagcgcaggaagggacgttctttccagacagagagaacaacgagctcaCAGTGGCCCTCAGGAATctggagcaccctggacggacacgaggcacgccaggctccattccgtggaaggttgggtttccggacgcaggcggttacaaatcccatgagaggaggaaaaaagtgcagcagacccaaatacaggcgctgcaagcaagggtagacgcgatagaggaagagaagcaaatcgcagcaaacgtactgccgaagcctcccccgaagctaccccgccatctcagtgcagaagcagcgtggcttccaccgagctgcttcagctggagcatgccttgacggctcctgccagctatcccgtggatgctataacggagtctcaaaattgccaccttatgacacaatggatgaatttgaaggtcaaggcggctattggctctgtttatcctactaaacccggcgcaacttttcactgccggccgattccagaaggatatgctagggtgatggtggatgagataacggagggatttgaggacctccagcttgaccaccctaccggtgaaggggagactcagctggggtctgctctgaagactccatgcctatggcggaaggagctcatcaaccttccgaactggacgccaccgcctcctcctcctcctccggcgagtcagggcactccgcctccaccgcctcctccggcgagtgacgatcagggccctcggccggctccttctccagcgcgtggcggcactccgcctccttctccgcctgcgccgacgcgcccgagcagccagcctcctccttcttcgcctcgtcagcaagggcggaagagacctgccgccgctccagctgctccggcgcatcatagtccttctcctccgcctcttaagcaagtaaagaagacaaccgctccatctgctcggtcggcgtctaacagtacaaccagaggcgggaggacatacagatttggtccttctctgaagacttcagagaagttaccatatgagaggaccctagaggagaacgccgagatcgcgtgagaagaagtgaggaacttctttgaaggggtgaaagcaaagaaacatccacctccggaggagaaggtatatcgggtgaaagtgaagcgcactctggctgccctgacaaaaccaccgaagtctgatccgccgaaaggaaactatgaccgcattattggaaaggaatttgccgaagcggagcggtcgggaagtactgtcagtgatcaaaggctgaaagaacgacgagctgggaaacaaattgcccagctcggcgaataagcgaagcaatcgtgccccccgctcaaggtgcctagccacaacgtcgctaatgatccgaggatggtgcccggttatagcaatcttgcagattacctgcccgacgaagtacattatgaacccatggacgtgcagatacaaagatacgagtacgggaagcctctcgtcaaagatgaaagatctctatcaacgatgatgcgaagattgcatgattgatacttgaaaatctgcagagactctggggggaggagtactttgtatgtgaaagttaaaaaggagcatgacctcgttggaattggtctgttgcctgttccatttgaggagttctatcagtttttcaatcaattggccctcgataaaacaacggtcgcctgctactgtctgtaagtagtactactactgtcattaagtttctctatatagcttagctctttcattgcatgtatttataatcatcctcactatattatgcagattgaagatcgccgaattgaagaaaagacaagtcggtgatattgggttcattaacacatatctcatagatgcaactcaggttaaacttcatgctgcggctaccgaggccaacttgctacgatcgttcgtaataaatcaaaacaaagatataatactctttccttacaacttcaggtgagtgttactgtcttgtgcgtattcggtttcccttatatattagtcaaggttatagtaatgtaattcatgagttatgcatgtgtgtgcagtttccactatattctcctagagattaagcttaagcagggagtagtaaccgtcttggactctaaacgaaaagatccccaggagtatgcggacatgactgaaatcctcaagaagtaagttaaatcgatcattatccaccatatcagcaactttgttcatttcctgatatcaagtaattgttttctttgtccggcagggtttggcaaaaattcaccaaaacagttccgggactgccgaaggagctgaaatttagacacccgaaagtaagtactatagtagcatgttccgcgcatctcctagtgattcaagcgctagtttcatcaataccatttagcattcttgcttatcagtttgattgacctctatttcttgtaaagtggttgtggcaggaacaagggaatgatttctgtggatactacatctgcgagtccatccgccacacggccTGTGAgtggggcgggtactctaacgaacaatatgaagtacgtaaataacaacattcacaattttattttattaccatcatttgtgttgagtttcattcatttatatatatatatatatatatatatatatatatatatatatatatatatatatatatatatatatatNNNNNNNNNNNNNNNNNNNNNNNNNNNNNNNNNNNNNNNNNNNNNNNNNNNNNNNNNNNNNNNNNNNNNNNNNNNNNNNNNNNNNNNNNNNNNNNNNNNNNNNNNNNNNNNNNNNNNNNNNNNNNNNNNNNNNNNNNNNNNNNNNNNNNNNNNNNNNNNNNNNNNNNNNNNNNNNNNNNNNNNNNNNNNNNNNNNNNNNNNNNNNNNNNNNNNNNNNNNNNNNNNNctgagtccgtatgattatatttgtaagagataattattgtatatatgtagccggtagtgtcagatagatatacgagaacttgttgttcgaccaatctctcggagaaggagaggtggtcgatatcacttctctctgtatgcatatatgttcatgacgatgttctgtttccttcgtttgcttactagctagctagcgtgtctagtcctctctatacgtatgtatagtacgtagcgtcgaccaagcacgaacaTAACAGAgggcacttctctctattaattatagctagctaacacaatataggaANNNNNNNNNNNNNNNNNNNNNNNNNNNNNNNNNNNNNNNNNNNNNNNNNNNNNNNNNNNNNNNNNNNNNNNNNNNNNNNNNNNNNNNNNNNNNNNNNNNNNNNNNNNNNNNNNNNNNNNNNNNNNNNNNNNNNNNNNNNNNNNNNNNNNNNNNNNNNNNNNNNNNNNNNNNNNNNNNNNNNNNNNNNNNNNNNNNNNNNNNNNNNNNNNNNNNNNNNNNNNNNNNNNNNNNNNNNNNNNNNNNNNNNNNNNNNNNNNNNNNNNNNNNNNNNNNNNNNNNNNNNNNNNNNNNNNNNNNNNNNNNNNNNNNNNNNNNNNNNNNNNNNNNNNNNNNNNaaaaaaaacaaaaaccccagccacagaagtgctgacgcgtggatgcctattggtcccggttggtgccaccaaccgggaccaaagggtctcctgactgggctctgcgcactgcccacgtggagggcctttagtcccggttctggattgaaccgggactaaaggggggaggtattagtaccgacactttagtcccggttctggaaccgggactaaagacccttacgaaccgggactataggccctttttctaccagtgggtaGATCAACCCCGGGGCACCACATTGAAATGTACACCGCGAGATTCCGTTATCATATTTACACTTCTTTAAAGCAAAAAAAAAAGTGAAGTGATCCCTATCCTATTGTGTTGTACCAATGTGTAACAAATGAAATGGAAGCAAAATAAACACAACCGAATTTAACTATAGCATTTCATCCAAAAACATACACCTTCAAATAGTGCAAAGAAGATTATTCCACTTTGTATCTATATGAAAGAGCACTAGATAAAAAATGTAATAACCCAAAGCTTAAAATTAGTTCCCAAATGCAAAAACATAAAACATGGATGCATAAGGAAAATATTTTATTTGAAAGTACATTTTCATAAAAGATGGATGCACAAGGAAAATTcaggtttttgttttgttttgaatttttataTTATGAATGAAAAAATTACTGTTTGCAGCTGGGCACCAAATAGCTGCTCCCGGTTTATTGTCTTCTTTCAGTGGCATTGAAGACATGAGAAGACTACTTATCAAATAGTGTACATGCCCTCACATGCCATAAGGACCAAGCGGGTACATAGCCTTATGTCAACAAGAATGATGGAATTGGTGCACATAATTGATGTAAATGAATAAAAGATAATTAGTTGTGTATTTTTCTTTATGAAATTATTCCTAGATAGAATCAACATAAGATATGCTTTTGTAATATCAAGTATCTCCGCATATTTTGTTTTTATGGTTTCAGTCTTTGTGCATGCCAAAAGATTTGCCTCCGGCATTAATGTCCTAGTGAAAGAAAATGAATGGTCCGTCGTATTTAACGTTTGAAGTTGAAGGAGGAGGAAAAATGCATATGCCAATGTAAAATGCCAACACACAAATAAATCAAGATTGATTCATTTTGCAGTTCTGCCAGCTAAGTGTGATGCCTGGTCATTCAACATCAACCATAAGGTTTTTTTTTCCATTGCTGGTAAATCTTTTATATATATGAAATAAAAATTGAGAGATCAAAGCAAGTTCAGTACTTAGATGATATAGCCTTTGATCAAATAGCACCGATGAGACGATAGTCCAAGCAAATTAGCAACGGAAGCTCTTCAGCTAGCAGCAAAAAAGGCGAGTGCAGCCATCCTGCACGCAGCGGAAGATGCACGCAGCGCATCGACGGCCATGCTACGTGAGGTGATCTGTGCAAAGGAAAGCGTCAAAGTCAGTAAAACGGGAATACATAGCTGGATACAAGCAAAAACAATGTCAGAACTGACGCAAATGACCAGGCGTGCAGGGCTATTTTTTTTTTTACGACGGTTGCGTGTGGGAGCTGTTGTCTGACACACTATTAACaataatgctacacctacgaaagCTCTACGTAAGGTTACATGATGACTAGGAAGCGATCCGACGTGGCCGCAAAAGCCCGCGCGAGAAAGAAGGAAACGAAAAAAGAAACGAGGCCGCGCGAGAACGAGAAAAACTTGCGGTGGGAAAAAAGGTAATCCCATCCCTTTCTCTCCCAACCACCCGACGACGGCCGACTCGCACAGATCGGCTGGGCGAGCGGCGGCCTGATGCCCAGGCGACGACGGACTCGCACAGATCGGCCCCCCTGCAGCAGCGGCCCGACGCAACGAGATCCCCTGCGGCGGCCCGACGCGGCGAGATCCCCTGCAGCGGCCTCCTCCTCGTTGGATGTGCCATTGCTGGCTCGTGCGATGTGGGGAGGTGATGTACTCATCGTCAGCAGCGTCAACGCCGGCTCCTCCGAGGTAGCGAGGCGGCGCTGTGGTCGACCCTAGCGCGGCGTACTCTCTCTTGGTGTGGCGGCCTGAATGATCTCATCCCCTCCCAGCTGATCTCCTGAACGTGCAGTGGGGCGAGGTGGATGTTCTCAGCCCCACCCGGCTGGACCAGATCGACGAGGTACAAGATTGAACACGGTAGCTTAGCAGTTCTGCCATCTCTTGTTCTGAATTTTGTGAAAGTCTGAATTTTGTTCAGTTTTGCAGGGAGAGGACTATAGACGGCTAGACACTCCAGCCTACTACTATCTGCAATTCGACAAGAAACATGAAGTGCAGTTTAACCAAATCATAAGAGAGAAGGTTGCAGATTAGGCTTGTGTCACTGGAAGAGACGAAACGGGAATGTGCAAGTTCCAAATAGATATTGCTTATGTAGTTTTTGTTGATTGTAGACTGTACTTCAAGTTATTTGAATTGGTGCTGTTGTAAGATCTGACCTTGTGTCAATGAAATCAATATACAAGGTTTCAGTTGTGGAAAGATTAAAGGAAACATACATCTTTATGTACCATTGTTCTGCCATTGATTGTTCAAAATGACAAataaaaagtactccctctgtaaactaatataagagcgtttagacaactaaaatagtgatctaaacactcttatattagtttacggagggagtatcaagTTGTTGTCAATTTAGACAAGGTTGACATGGAAGCCTCCTTACACTACATATTCCTGAAGCACATGAAAAGAAGGACATACAATCTCCAGCATGCTTGTAATGTGTGCGCATATGCTTGAAACAAACAGTTTGAATAGAAAGCTCCCAATCATGTGTGATAAACTGGAAGCTATCAATCATGGGAGTTACCCACACAGATATCAATGAAAATTGCAAATGTATAATAATTCTGTATCTGTTATTCTGTTATAGTACTTTAGGGGAAAAATCAAATGATAAAACATAGATTTGTTTACTCGCTAGTGCACGAGTGCCTTTCAACTATTACATTGCCAAGTGCATCGGAATTTTCGTATCCAACATCTTCAAATTACATAAATCATGTTTAACTCTGGTCCGTCGTATTGTTCAGCCCTCCAGTTCCATCAAAGTGTAATTCTGTAGGACCGGACATTGGAGTCGATCCTTGCTGAACTTGAAACAACATGCTTGTATATTCTCCTAGAATTGGAGGCATAACCATTGTCGATGAACCTCCATATGGTATTGCAGCTGTTGGTGTTGGATTTATGTTGCCAGTGGTAGTGCCCACCTCAAATGATCCCTGCTCCAAATAAATTCATATAACGACATGGATTTCTCAAGTGTACTATAAATAAAAAGATGAGATCCAAAGATACCTCAGGTATGCTACTAGAAGCTCCACCTTGCAAATAAACACCTTCCTGACTCTGTTTCAAATTGCAAATCTGTTAACTACAAAGAACAGATGAAAATAATATTGTTGAACAACGGAGAACAAGAATTAGATACCGCATAATCCGTAACATCTTGTTGTACAATATCATCCTCTGGTTGTTTTCTTTTATTATTGCACCTTTTGTTGTTTAAATTTGTGGAGTGAGCCTGAAATAAATGCAAAAATTGTGAGTTTTTAGAAGAAGAAAAAAGTAGCTTATGaacaaatgtaacatatgcaacaaTACCTTCTGTTCAGCTTTCTTCTTCTCCTGTTCTGCCTTTTTCTTGTCCCTTTGTTCAGCTTTCTTTTTCTCCTGTTCTGCTTTTTTCTTGTCCCTTTGTTCAGCTTTCTTCTTCTTATCGTTTGCTTGACGAATAAGCTTATCAACCTTCGATTCCTTTCTCAATGAAGGAGGACGTCCAGCACATCTAACAGGTATTGGACTTAGAATAGTTTTACTTGTTGTCTTCCCATCCGATGGCGCATCTTCCTGTGTGCCAACCTGATTCTTGTCATTTTTAGAAATTGAGTTGCTAGAGTACTCAATTTTGAGAGCGTGAAGCTTTTTAGTCAAAGAATTGCATGAAGCATCTGACATGTCGCCTATCTCCGCAATTGGGTAGAAAGATTCACACAATCTATCAAAGCGTTTTGCAACAGGTGTGTCTTCCATGCCGCCATATGTGCATCTGATAAAGTTATGCTTTCTTTTCACATTCTTTTTCCACCGATCATGGATGTATTGTGGAGGAACCTCCTTTATTTTCATGTGAGTGAGCACACATAATATATGCCTACAGAGAATACCTCTGAACTCAAAGCGGCGACATGAACACTTAACTTCAAACTCTTCCTCATTGAAATATACATGGTACACAATATCTTTTCTCCATCCTTTTTCCTTGTCAATTAACACATCCTCGGTTATTTCATATGTTGCTATTGCCCCTTGCTTTTGTATTAACTTTCGATCACAGTACATAATGTCTGTTAGCTCttcttgaaattctttgaacttcgaaTTTGTATAGGCCGACTGAAATTGCTTCTCGATGTCAAAGCGTGTGATACAAGGTATAGTTGAATAGAAGGAATTAAAATCAGCAATATTCTCCTTCTCAACTTTATCACGAAGAGCATTCTCATATTGGGTAACAAAATGCTTCAATGTAGTTTTTGCATTAACATATCCATCAAAGAAGGCATTCATACTCTCACTgcgttgtgtagtagacataccTACCCAGAAGGCATCTTTCACAAATGCTGGAACCCAGCGGTGTCGATGTTCATAAAGCCCTTTGAGCCATTCATTATCAGCAAGACAATACTTCTCAAGCATATGCATCCAAGCAACTTCAAACTCTGTAATTGTCAATGAATCATAAACTGCGTTGCCAATGGCAACCTTTATGTGATCATATTCATCATACTCACCCAACTTCTCGGGTATCTTCTTCATTATGTGCCATAAGCACCATCTGTATCGAGATTCCGGGAAAACTTCTTCCACACCATTCTGAATTGCTTTTGCTTGATCAGTTATAATTGCTTTTGGTCGACGGTTTGACATACATGTAAGCCATGCTTGAAATAACCAGACAAATGTTGCAGTATCTTCATTTGATAATAAAGCACACCCAAGTAGCACTGAATGGCCATGATGATTCACACCAACAAAACAAGCAAAAGGCATATCATATTTGTTCATCAAATATGTCGTGTCAAAAGTAATGACATCATGAAAAGACTCATACACTGCTCTACTTCTGGCATCAGCCCAAAAAACATTCCTAAGTCGGGATTCATCATCAACATCCATGACACTAAAAAAATTTGGATTGGCAGATTGCATTTTGACAAAATAGTCGCGAACCGCTTCAGCATCACCGCTACCAAGTTTTAACCTTCTAGTTTTCTCTAGAAAATTGCGACAATTTTTCTCACCAAAAGTCAGGTTGTCATGACCATCTGCTGCCACAACAAATGAATTAAAATTCTTGTTTACTCGTATTCCAGCGCGGTCATTCAGCTCAAGCCTTCTCTTGACATGGAAATCTAACTTTTTATTGCATCTGAATAACCGAGATTTTTGTGGACTCAATGTGTGATTATGATCCAAAATCGCCGTTGAAAGATGAAGCTTCCCATCCGGACCACGTGCAATATTAATTTTAGCTTTACATCCTATCCCGGCTGTTGGATTTGGCTTCAACATATTTCTTGACTTCGATTGAGTCTTACCATAGCGAGAGCAAGAAAGTGTAAGGTACTTCAGTTGCCCATTATCATCACTGTGTGAACTTCTTCTCGTCACACCAAAGCCTTTTGCTTTagcatatttgatgtaatactctcgcACCTCATTCTCGGTGTCAAAGGCCATCCCCAATTCAGGTTCTGCAACTAATGCATCTGGTTGAGCTTCGCTATGTTCATGTTCAAGTTCTGCGCTGCGTTCATTTTGTTGCTTAATGCCATCATCATCGCTTGAAATACACATGTCACTTGATTCTTGAACACCAACCGTTCCATCATCCATTCCTATAATCATGAAAAAAATAATTATTGTCATTTGAAGGCAAAACTAAAACTGTAACGAAGTGGCCTAAATGCTGGAATGTTAATAAAAAATGATAAAAGGTAGATGAAATACAATTGGATGAAATATGCCAACATTCACAAGAACCCAAGAGCAAGAGTAGCACATAAGCGGAAACACATAAGCTATTAATTAACTTGATCATGGACGAGACGGCGGCCGCAGCGCCAACGGAGGCGAAGAAGCAGAGGCCGCCCTGTGCCGATGACTTGACAGAAACTAAAAAACAGCGGAAGCACACAAGCTATGCATTGACTTGACCAAGAAAAGCTGGAAGAACGATGCAGACACTGAACCTCGGCTCCTCCCAGTCCTCGAGGAATTTGGATGATCGACAGCAGGCGGCGGCGATCGAAAGCAGGCGGCGGCGATCTGGCAAATCAGGAAAAACGGACTGCctctctgtttctgttttttcttgCGTGAATAGCGGCACGTACTGCTTTATCTTTTATCCTTTTTTTCTTTAATTAGCCTTCTCTCAGCGCGTGCGCGGGCTTTTGCGGCCACGTCAAATCGCTTCCTAGTCATCACGTAACCTTACGTAAAGctttcgtaggtgtagcattattGCACTATTAATGTGCTTTTTGACCACGCGGCCACTGCCAAGAACGGAGGTGGGTGCGGCGAGCGCCATGGGAGTCTCGGACTGGCATGTTGCCGGGGCGGCAGTGGAAGGACGGAGTCGGCGGCAGCATGTGTGGTGGAGTCAGGGGCCGCCATGGACGTCGTTGCTTCCTTGTGGGGTAACATGCCGATTGCAGCCGAGGGCGCCATGGCGAGTGGCGGAGCAGCGGTGGCCGTCACCAAAGGAGCTGGTCGTGGGTCAGCCGCTCGGGCGCAGCCATggcagcggcgggcggcggagctGGCATGGCCGCTGTCCGAGGGGGCCGTGCGCGGGCTTCATCCGCCCCCAAACGACATCGAGGCGGCCAACTGTAGGGGGAGCGGAGAGAGCGCGCAACAAGGACGACGGATCTGACCTCGGACGACGCAGGGATGGCCGGGGCTGGGAGATTAGGCCGGCGGCGGCTTCTTATTTACCTGGCGGGGGCGCTGCCGCGAGAGCTCCTACGTGAGCGCAAGAGCACACACTTTCTCTGGTCTGACGTTCTGGTCGGTCCGTACGGGCGTGTTTGTCCTCTCGTCTGTGTGCGTACCAGCGTGTCAGATCGTGCTGTCCGTGGGGGTCCTCTGAAATACGCATATACGCTACATATCACTCTCCAAACGTTCGCCTATACTCCAATTAGCACATTCAGCTGTTCGAATCGCGATGGTACGCGCACCGTCGATGCACTGCGTGCAGGGATGCACTTCTCCAAAAAAGGCAGGGAAACCAAGCATCCAACCAGCCGCCCTCACTGTCCTCCCGGCCCCACCTGTCGGAAACCCCACGCAGAGCTGGCTGAACCGAACCGTGAGAGCAACCGCCTTCCTCCACACAACACGGCTCAAAATTTCCCCTCCCGAAATCCTCGCCGCCTCCACCAACCATGCCGCCGCCGGTACCATCGCTGCCGGACGAGCTCCTCGAGGAGATCTTCCTCCGCCTCCCGCCGGGCGAGCCAGAGCACCTCGCGCGCGCCTCCCTCGCCAGCAAGCTCTGGCTCGGCCGCCTCACCGGCCCTTGCTTCCGCGGCCGCTACCGTGAGCGCCATGGACCTCCCCCCATGCTGGGCTTCCTTCATAGTACCTGGCTGGAGGGAAAAGATCTCTTCACACCCACCACGAAATTCAGCGCGCGCGTTCCCGACGAGGACGACTGCGGGAGCGGGTACCACAAGTACGATGCGTGGGACTGCCGCCATGGCCGCGTTCTCCTTGGAGACGAGAACATGTTGCCCATCGCGGTCGTCGTTTGGGACCCCATGACGGGCCGCCGGAAGGACCTGCCGGAGCCCGACCTGGTGCACGACAGCTATGGCGCCGCGGTGCTCTGCGCCGTGCCTGGCTGCGACCACCGCGCGTGTCATGCGGGCCCCTTCCAGGTGGTCTTTGTTGGCCTGGGCATGGGTGCAGATTTTGACTGGAATGGTTGCGTTGCGCAGGCCTGCGTGTCCTTGCCGGAGGCCGGTGACTGGAGCAGGCCGTGCCCCGTGTTTGATAACCGTCACTGGGGCGAGCCTTGCTCTGGTCTTCATCTTGAAGACGATGCATTCATCGGCCGAATGCCCCCTGTCCTGGTCAAAGAAGCACTTCACTTCATGCTCGTGTATGCTCGTGATGGCCATGTAGAAATTCTCAAGTACGACTTGAGATGTAGTTGCTTATCACTGGTTGATGTGCCGCTTGTGGGGCGTGGCATACACGGTGCCGCTATCCTCATGGCGATGGAGGATGGTAGTTTGGGGTTTGCACATGTGGATGGGTTAACCCTCCACATCTGGTCAAGAGAAATGGATTTCAACAGAGTTGCGTCATGGAGTCAACGTACAATTATCGATCTCAGGAATCTTC is drawn from Triticum dicoccoides isolate Atlit2015 ecotype Zavitan chromosome 4A, WEW_v2.0, whole genome shotgun sequence and contains these coding sequences:
- the LOC119283915 gene encoding uncharacterized protein LOC119283915, translated to MPPPVPSLPDELLEEIFLRLPPGEPEHLARASLASKLWLGRLTGPCFRGRYRERHGPPPMLGFLHSTWLEGKDLFTPTTKFSARVPDEDDCGSGYHKYDAWDCRHGRVLLGDENMLPIAVVVWDPMTGRRKDLPEPDLVHDSYGAAVLCAVPGCDHRACHAGPFQVVFVGLGMGADFDWNGCVAQACVSLPEAGDWSRPCPVFDNRHWGEPCSGLHLEDDAFIGRMPPVLVKEALHFMLVYARDGHVEILKYDLRCSCLSLVDVPLVGRGIHGAAILMAMEDGSLGFAHVDGLTLHIWSREMDFNRVASWSQRTIIDLRNLLPIQNTDERLRLIGSVEGSDTVFVTTDLGIYEINVKSQRWKEIWKSEKFRALIPYMSFYNPQERVMPCDAAH